Genomic window (Candidatus Tanganyikabacteria bacterium):
TGCCTGACGGATGTCGGGAAGGTTCGGGACATCAACCAGGACTGCTTCTCGACCAACCTCGAGTTCGGGCTGTTCATGGTCGCTGACGGCATGGGCGGGCACCTCGCCGGCGAGAAGGCCGCCCAGAGCGCTGTCGAGGTCGTCACGGCGATGGTCTGCGAGGAGGCCGCGCAGAATGGCGACGCGGTCGGCCTGATTCGCCGGGCCATCCAGGAGGCCAACCGGCAGATCGTGCAAGCGTCCCTGCAAGACGCCTCGATGCGCGGGATGGGCACCACCGCCACGGTCGCCATCGCCCAGGGCGACACCCTCTACTTCGGCCACGTCGGCGACTCCCGCGCCTACCTGATCAAGCAGGGAAAGGAAATCGAGCAGGTCACCGAGGACCATTCGGTCGTCGCGCAGTTGCTCAAGGCCGGCGCCATCACGCCGCAGGAGGCGGCGCATCACCCGTACCGCAACGTCATCACCCGCTGCCTCGGCATGCAGATGGACGTGGAGGCCGACACCCTGGAAGCCACCTGGCAGCCCGGCGACTCCCTGCTCCTGTGCACCGACGGCCTTTCCGGCCTCGTGTCGGACGAGGAGATGCTGGCGATGGCCACCCAGGACGAAGACCCGCAGGACGCGTGCCAGAAGATGCTCGACCTCGCTATGGCCCGCGGCGGATACGACAACATCACGGTCGTTCTCATCCGCTACGAGAAGTAGTGGCGGCGCGCCCTTTCCTGATTTGAACAATGGGCGAAAAACTAGGTAAGTACGACATCGTCGAAGAGCTCGGGCGTGGCGGCATGGGCGTCGTCTTCCGCGCGACCGATCCCGATCAGGGCGGCATCGAGGTCGCCGTGAAAGAACTGATCATGGCGTCGCAGATGCCCGACGCCGAGAAGTACGACACGGTCGAGCGCTTCAAGCGCGAGGGCCTGGCGGCGTCCCGCCTGGTTCACCCCAACATCGTGCGCGTCTTCGAGACCGGCAACGACGGCGATCGCTGGTTCATGGCGAT
Coding sequences:
- a CDS encoding Stp1/IreP family PP2C-type Ser/Thr phosphatase translates to MTIGSESITLNLGCLTDVGKVRDINQDCFSTNLEFGLFMVADGMGGHLAGEKAAQSAVEVVTAMVCEEAAQNGDAVGLIRRAIQEANRQIVQASLQDASMRGMGTTATVAIAQGDTLYFGHVGDSRAYLIKQGKEIEQVTEDHSVVAQLLKAGAITPQEAAHHPYRNVITRCLGMQMDVEADTLEATWQPGDSLLLCTDGLSGLVSDEEMLAMATQDEDPQDACQKMLDLAMARGGYDNITVVLIRYEK